One genomic window of Candidatus Protochlamydia phocaeensis includes the following:
- a CDS encoding dihydroorotase: MITIKNAKTLAGEQRDFTLPSSKDYSIDAKGQLLFLPGLIDSHISLGPTTREDWKIGIESAIRGGVTTLIDIPRLDQSCYSKVGIEEHKQIVHKHLSDWDIPLHYNLYATAHPDHLEELGLAKKLIRGLAILIDPVHREQWDDEKFWERAFQLAAWEDLPVIVNTQDEDSWQKLRKKEESLLEKAIFYTEQNNTRLYVLNVATREEIELIQQARERSLLIYAETTPRHLFLNKSSQTEHVWEALNRGTIEMIGSGFFAGMNHSDRILLEEGNFSYSDPIFLLPLLLTASFEKKISIEKILGLTRFNINQLFNLDNQDAVLVDVEHERAVQQITNGQTIDIKLRGWPVYTFVKGKVFKIPPKGYHLIPE, encoded by the coding sequence ATGATTACGATAAAAAACGCAAAAACATTGGCAGGCGAGCAAAGAGATTTTACTCTGCCTTCTTCTAAAGATTATAGCATTGATGCAAAAGGCCAGCTTTTGTTCTTGCCAGGATTGATCGATTCTCATATTAGCTTAGGCCCTACAACTAGGGAAGACTGGAAAATAGGCATTGAATCGGCCATTAGGGGAGGCGTGACAACCCTGATCGATATTCCGCGGCTTGATCAGTCTTGCTATTCAAAAGTCGGCATTGAAGAGCATAAGCAAATCGTCCATAAGCACTTATCTGATTGGGATATTCCTTTGCATTATAATCTTTATGCGACGGCTCATCCTGACCATTTGGAAGAATTGGGCCTAGCTAAAAAATTGATCCGCGGTCTTGCAATCCTTATTGATCCCGTCCATCGCGAGCAATGGGATGATGAAAAGTTTTGGGAAAGGGCTTTTCAATTGGCGGCCTGGGAAGATCTTCCTGTCATTGTAAATACCCAGGATGAAGATTCTTGGCAAAAATTGCGAAAAAAAGAAGAGTCTCTCTTGGAGAAGGCAATTTTTTATACTGAGCAAAATAATACCCGCTTATATGTTTTAAATGTTGCGACTAGAGAAGAGATAGAGTTGATCCAGCAAGCCCGGGAGCGATCGTTGCTGATCTATGCCGAAACAACCCCTCGTCATTTATTTTTAAATAAATCTTCTCAAACCGAGCATGTATGGGAAGCGTTAAATCGAGGGACAATTGAAATGATCGGAAGCGGATTTTTTGCAGGGATGAACCACTCGGATAGAATCTTATTAGAAGAGGGAAATTTTAGTTATTCCGATCCCATTTTTTTATTGCCGCTCCTTTTGACTGCCAGCTTTGAAAAGAAGATTTCCATAGAAAAAATTCTGGGACTCACGCGCTTTAACATTAACCAATTATTTAATCTGGATAACCAAGATGCCGTTTTAGTGGACGTGGAACACGAGCGAGCCGTTCAGCAAATTACTAATGGCCAAACAATAGATATCAAGCTCAGGGGTTGGCCTGTTTATACCTTTGTGAAAGGCAAAGTCTTTAAAATACCGCCAAAAGGATATCACCTTATCCCGGAATAA
- a CDS encoding zinc-dependent alcohol dehydrogenase family protein, giving the protein MKALVYKGINHISLEDVPKPVLKHPTDCIVKIVKTTICGTDLHIKRGDVPSVESGRVLGHEGIGVIEEVGKGVNNFKAGDKVLISCITSCGRCAFCKKQMYSHCEQGGWLLGNKIDGTQAEYVRIPFADTSLHPTPPGAEEEALVLFSDVLPTGFETGVLKGKINLGDVVAIIGAGPIGLATLLTAQFYSPSMLIVIDKEESRLEVAKRLGATHTILANEQVVDGIMRLTERKGVEVAIEAVGLPESFEVCQSIIAVGGTIANIGVHGRSVSLHLEKLWDQNITLTTNLVDTYSIPLLLKMFMTGKLKLSGLITHHFMLNEILKAYAIFEKANQERALKVLIENR; this is encoded by the coding sequence ATGAAGGCATTGGTGTATAAAGGGATAAATCACATCAGCTTAGAAGATGTCCCTAAGCCTGTCTTAAAGCATCCGACCGATTGCATTGTCAAAATTGTTAAAACAACCATTTGCGGAACCGATCTCCATATTAAAAGAGGAGATGTGCCATCTGTGGAAAGCGGCCGTGTCTTAGGACATGAAGGAATAGGAGTAATTGAAGAGGTCGGGAAAGGGGTAAATAACTTCAAGGCAGGCGATAAAGTCTTGATTTCTTGCATTACTTCTTGCGGGCGCTGTGCATTTTGCAAAAAACAAATGTATTCCCACTGTGAACAAGGGGGATGGCTACTGGGAAATAAAATAGATGGGACGCAGGCCGAATATGTGCGCATTCCTTTTGCAGATACGAGCCTCCACCCTACTCCTCCAGGAGCAGAAGAAGAGGCGCTCGTTCTCTTTAGCGATGTTCTGCCAACAGGATTTGAAACAGGCGTTTTAAAAGGAAAAATCAATCTTGGAGACGTTGTTGCCATCATTGGAGCCGGACCTATCGGCTTAGCCACTCTTTTAACTGCCCAATTCTATTCACCTTCTATGCTTATTGTGATCGATAAAGAGGAAAGTCGCTTAGAAGTCGCCAAGCGGCTAGGGGCCACTCATACCATTTTGGCTAATGAGCAGGTGGTGGACGGTATCATGAGGCTGACAGAGCGAAAAGGGGTAGAGGTGGCAATCGAAGCAGTCGGTTTGCCCGAAAGCTTTGAGGTCTGCCAATCCATTATTGCTGTTGGCGGGACAATTGCCAATATTGGCGTGCATGGAAGAAGCGTCAGCCTGCACTTAGAAAAATTATGGGATCAAAATATCACTTTAACGACAAACTTAGTCGATACGTATTCTATCCCTTTATTATTAAAAATGTTTATGACTGGAAAGCTTAAGCTGTCCGGATTGATCACTCATCATTTTATGTTAAATGAAATTTTAAAAGCGTATGCGATATTTGAGAAAGCGAATCAAGAGCGGGCTTTAAAAGTCCTTATAGAAAATAGATAA
- the abc-f gene encoding ribosomal protection-like ABC-F family protein: MTLLLSCQGISKSFGSRLLFKDISFGIFRGDKIGLIGPNGSGKSTFLKILSHLENPDEGHIARNRSLRIGYIPQETVFPEKSVQDIVEEALTEEHLLSREEKRIQAIITLSKLGFEDPTRLASTLSGGWKKRLALAAELVRSPDILLLDEPTNHLDLEGVLWLEEFLKQASFAYIVISHDRYFLEHITTRMMELNKSYPKGLFSVEGSYSAFLEKREEFLSGQLQQERSLASKVRREVEWLKQNPKARTTKSQSRIQEANRLIQELDDIQTRNKDSKSQIDFSSTKRDTQKLLVATNLTKSMGERQLFAGVNLTLSPGLRLGIVGLNGSGKTTLLRLLKGELAPDKGTIKYADGIKIVYFDQHRAQLPPDTSLRRSLAPDGETVTYRGQSIHVNSWCKRFLFSPDRLDLPFGQLSGGEKARVHIARLMLQPADILLLDEPTNDLDIPTLELLEDSLMDFPGAIVLISHDRYLLDQISTVILGLGTQSDTTLFADYRQWEQFQAQQKERLSDLSAKEKDSAKTLSPPSPNRTENRAKKMTYSEKREWEQIESKILQVEQEIEQLEKKIQDPLIAGQPEQLQQACQTLDEKHTALEALFHRWEELESKNAPV; encoded by the coding sequence ATGACGTTACTTCTTAGTTGCCAAGGAATCAGCAAATCATTTGGATCGCGCCTCTTATTCAAAGACATTAGCTTTGGCATTTTTCGCGGGGATAAAATTGGGTTAATCGGGCCAAATGGATCCGGAAAATCCACTTTTTTAAAAATTTTATCCCATTTAGAGAATCCGGACGAAGGCCATATCGCCCGCAATCGATCATTGCGTATCGGGTATATTCCCCAAGAAACAGTATTTCCCGAAAAAAGTGTGCAAGATATTGTCGAAGAGGCTTTAACCGAAGAGCATCTGTTAAGCCGCGAGGAAAAGCGCATTCAAGCCATCATTACATTGAGCAAGCTTGGATTCGAAGATCCGACAAGATTGGCTTCCACCCTTTCCGGGGGATGGAAAAAACGCCTAGCGCTAGCCGCCGAACTCGTCCGCTCGCCGGATATTTTACTTTTGGATGAACCGACTAACCATTTAGACCTTGAAGGGGTCTTGTGGCTAGAAGAGTTTTTAAAGCAGGCTTCATTTGCTTATATTGTCATCAGCCACGACCGCTATTTCTTAGAGCATATTACAACGCGCATGATGGAATTAAATAAAAGCTATCCAAAAGGATTATTCAGCGTTGAAGGGTCCTATAGTGCTTTTTTAGAAAAGCGCGAAGAATTTCTCAGCGGCCAGCTTCAGCAGGAGCGTTCATTAGCCTCCAAAGTGAGACGGGAAGTTGAATGGCTCAAGCAAAATCCCAAGGCACGTACCACTAAATCGCAGTCTCGTATTCAGGAAGCCAATAGGCTTATTCAAGAGTTGGATGACATCCAAACCCGTAATAAAGACAGCAAAAGCCAAATTGATTTTTCTTCTACGAAAAGGGATACGCAAAAACTGTTGGTAGCGACCAATTTGACCAAATCCATGGGAGAGCGTCAGCTTTTTGCCGGAGTAAATCTGACCTTATCTCCGGGACTGCGCTTAGGCATCGTTGGATTGAATGGAAGCGGCAAAACAACCCTCTTGCGTTTGCTAAAAGGAGAACTTGCCCCCGACAAGGGAACTATTAAGTACGCCGATGGAATTAAAATTGTCTATTTCGATCAACATCGCGCCCAATTGCCTCCCGATACCTCCCTTAGACGCTCTTTAGCGCCTGATGGAGAAACAGTCACTTACCGCGGCCAATCCATTCACGTCAACTCCTGGTGTAAACGCTTCCTTTTTAGCCCAGATCGTCTCGATCTTCCCTTTGGCCAGCTTTCAGGGGGAGAAAAAGCACGCGTACACATCGCCCGTTTGATGCTCCAGCCTGCCGATATCCTATTATTGGATGAACCGACGAATGATTTAGATATCCCTACGCTCGAGCTTTTAGAAGACAGCTTAATGGATTTTCCAGGAGCCATTGTCCTAATTTCCCACGATCGCTATTTATTAGATCAAATCTCGACAGTTATTCTCGGTCTCGGCACGCAGAGCGATACAACTTTGTTCGCCGATTACCGGCAATGGGAACAATTTCAAGCTCAGCAAAAAGAACGATTGTCCGATCTCTCCGCTAAAGAAAAAGACTCTGCAAAAACGCTTTCTCCTCCTTCTCCAAACCGTACGGAGAATCGAGCAAAGAAAATGACCTATTCTGAAAAAAGAGAGTGGGAACAAATTGAAAGTAAAATTTTGCAAGTCGAACAAGAAATTGAACAATTAGAGAAAAAGATTCAAGATCCCCTAATTGCAGGACAACCTGAACAGCTTCAACAAGCGTGTCAGACGTTGGATGAAAAGCATACAGCCCTTGAAGCTCTTTTTCATCGATGGGAAGAACTTGAATCGAAAAATGCGCCCGTTTAA
- a CDS encoding peptide chain release factor 3 has protein sequence MTLPDSQMISEACQKRRTFAIISHPDAGKTTLTEKLLLYSGMIHTAGMVRGRKGRKAAASDWMAMEQERGISITASAMQFTYKDAIINVLDTPGHEDFSEDTYRTLTAADCAIMVIDAAKGVERQTRKLFEVCRLRKIPVLTFINKMDMPGRDPLDLMQEVENVLQIHSCALNWPIGTGKDFCGVVDMASEECLFFTKTSPGGSQKAAITRLPLHDPEVKNRLGEEPFQTLLQELELLGLAGNPFSQEKFLAGEVTPVFFASALTNFGVEPFFDAFIHLAPSPHKRLAHNDKGEDIEIDPVNTPFSAYVFKLQANMDKRHRDSMAFLCICSGKFERDLVVKHHRLGREVRLSRPHGMVAGERTTLDVAYAGDIIGVINPGVFAIGDTISLTGGFNFKPLPQFQPEIFARVQPKDVGKRKSFDKGVLQLTDEGAIQLLYPYDLGGDLIFAAVGQLQFEVMQYRLKDEYGVDTLLSPLPYQCSAWLIGDLQTFKKTTTALIVQDRLNRPIVLFGEQWEKQYAIKQNPEHQLVDILS, from the coding sequence ATGACATTGCCAGACTCACAAATGATTTCGGAAGCCTGCCAGAAACGGCGTACTTTTGCCATTATTAGCCACCCCGATGCCGGAAAAACGACTTTGACAGAAAAACTTCTCCTTTACTCGGGTATGATTCATACAGCAGGAATGGTGCGCGGTCGCAAGGGCAGAAAGGCTGCAGCTTCGGATTGGATGGCGATGGAACAGGAGCGAGGCATTTCCATTACAGCTTCCGCTATGCAATTTACTTATAAAGATGCCATCATTAATGTGTTGGACACTCCCGGTCACGAAGACTTTTCCGAAGACACCTATCGCACTTTAACAGCTGCCGATTGCGCAATTATGGTGATTGATGCTGCCAAAGGGGTGGAAAGGCAAACGCGTAAGCTTTTTGAAGTCTGCCGTCTGCGCAAAATTCCGGTTTTAACATTTATCAATAAAATGGATATGCCGGGCCGCGATCCCCTCGATCTCATGCAAGAAGTGGAAAATGTCTTGCAAATTCACTCTTGTGCGCTGAATTGGCCGATTGGAACCGGAAAGGATTTTTGCGGTGTTGTGGACATGGCCTCGGAAGAATGCTTATTTTTTACAAAGACTTCACCCGGCGGATCCCAAAAGGCTGCCATTACTCGTCTGCCGCTACATGATCCTGAAGTTAAAAACCGTTTAGGAGAAGAGCCATTTCAAACGCTCTTACAAGAACTGGAGCTTTTAGGCCTAGCCGGCAATCCTTTCTCTCAAGAGAAATTCTTGGCTGGAGAAGTCACCCCCGTCTTTTTTGCTTCCGCCTTGACGAATTTCGGTGTGGAACCCTTTTTCGATGCCTTTATCCATTTAGCCCCTTCTCCTCATAAGCGGTTAGCGCACAATGATAAGGGAGAAGATATTGAAATTGATCCTGTTAATACCCCCTTCAGCGCGTATGTATTTAAACTGCAGGCAAACATGGATAAACGGCACCGCGATAGCATGGCCTTTTTATGCATTTGCTCAGGTAAATTCGAGCGTGATTTAGTCGTCAAGCACCACCGTTTAGGACGTGAGGTGCGTTTATCCCGCCCTCATGGCATGGTAGCTGGCGAGCGAACGACACTAGATGTCGCCTATGCAGGCGATATTATTGGTGTGATCAACCCGGGCGTATTCGCCATCGGAGATACGATTTCCCTGACGGGAGGCTTTAATTTTAAACCCCTGCCTCAATTTCAGCCCGAAATTTTCGCTCGCGTTCAACCTAAAGATGTCGGCAAACGTAAATCCTTTGATAAAGGAGTCTTGCAATTGACCGATGAAGGGGCTATTCAACTATTATATCCTTATGATTTAGGCGGAGATTTGATTTTTGCAGCTGTGGGACAGCTCCAATTTGAAGTGATGCAATACCGTTTAAAAGATGAATATGGAGTGGATACGCTCCTCTCTCCCTTGCCTTATCAATGCAGTGCTTGGTTGATTGGCGATTTGCAGACTTTTAAGAAAACAACAACAGCTTTGATTGTTCAAGACCGATTGAATCGTCCAATCGTCCTATTTGGCGAACAATGGGAAAAGCAATATGCCATTAAGCAAAATCCTGAGCATCAATTAGTGGATATTCTTTCTTAG
- a CDS encoding RING finger domain-containing protein, producing MSNLDCSICIQSLPAYPQIADYQADKTVKVLICTHIFHRSCIKEWFDAQAYKNQLPTCPNCRQVIVKKNQNQGCPSLDEMISHVCESILGCMRIPVLFNCFSSNQLPSPSLGSAIQGFSLSTRHHSFSVEPDYGNAYGDGMRMRV from the coding sequence ATGTCAAATCTAGACTGCTCAATTTGCATACAGTCCTTGCCTGCCTATCCTCAAATAGCCGACTATCAAGCAGATAAAACCGTAAAAGTTCTTATCTGCACGCATATTTTTCATCGCTCCTGTATAAAAGAATGGTTTGATGCGCAGGCTTATAAAAATCAATTGCCTACTTGTCCCAATTGTCGGCAAGTGATAGTGAAAAAAAATCAAAACCAAGGCTGCCCTTCTTTAGACGAGATGATTTCTCATGTATGTGAAAGCATTCTGGGATGTATGAGAATCCCCGTCCTTTTCAACTGTTTTTCTAGCAATCAACTGCCAAGTCCAAGCTTGGGAAGCGCCATACAAGGGTTTTCTCTATCAACTAGACATCATTCTTTTTCTGTCGAGCCTGATTACGGAAATGCCTATGGAGATGGCATGCGCATGCGAGTCTGA
- a CDS encoding heavy metal translocating P-type ATPase, with protein sequence MASLSEIDKPSPSPLYLQDAYIALLTLFLICLHLLLRYAFTVSDFIQYLPLYAALILGGIPIVFSLMLKFIQLQFSSDLLAGLSIVTAVLLGQYLAGALVVLMLSGGQALEVYAVRRASFLLEALSKRMPNIAHRKLKGIISSVEIDQIQIGDTLVVYPHDICPVDGIVAEGHGIMDESYLTGEPFLISKTPGSTVLSGSINGNTSLTITATKQAKDSRYAKIVQVLIDSEQKKPRMRRLADQLGAFYTPLALLIAIAAWLASGEAMRFLAVLVIATPCPLLIAIPVAIIGSISLCAKNGIVIKNPIILEQIDQCRTIIFDKTGTLTYGKPALTEISCFNAFSRSEVLTLAASVENYSKHPLSHAIIEAATQEKLPIEEAAEINENPGEGLKGIVNHHKVVLTSRSHLLRQGKADWVSSLPTQSGLECVLLIDQQLAAHFRFHDKPRTDTYPFISHLAPKHQIEKMMIVSGDREQEVRYLANYMGITEVYASKTPEEKVAIVETEAKRAKTIYLGDGINDAPALSVATVGLAFGQNSDITSEAADAVVMDNSMEKVDELFHISRRMRTIALQSAVGGIALSLIGMCIAAFGWLPPVAGAIAQEIIDVFAVLNALRVAFPHKKLSDF encoded by the coding sequence ATGGCCAGCCTTTCCGAAATTGATAAGCCGTCCCCTTCGCCTCTTTACTTACAAGATGCTTATATTGCTCTCTTAACGCTCTTTCTTATCTGCCTTCATCTGCTTTTGCGCTACGCTTTTACGGTTTCAGACTTTATTCAGTACCTGCCTCTATATGCCGCTCTTATATTGGGAGGTATTCCCATTGTTTTTAGCCTTATGCTTAAATTTATCCAGTTGCAATTCAGCTCGGATCTTTTAGCAGGTTTATCGATTGTAACGGCTGTTTTGCTTGGACAATATCTGGCAGGCGCTCTTGTTGTCTTAATGTTATCGGGAGGCCAAGCGCTAGAGGTCTATGCTGTTCGCCGTGCCTCTTTCTTGCTTGAGGCTTTATCAAAGCGCATGCCTAATATCGCTCATCGCAAATTGAAGGGGATAATCTCATCCGTTGAGATCGACCAAATCCAAATCGGTGATACGTTAGTGGTTTATCCCCATGATATCTGCCCTGTGGATGGCATCGTCGCAGAAGGGCATGGAATCATGGATGAATCTTATTTAACCGGAGAGCCTTTTCTAATCTCTAAAACGCCAGGATCTACGGTCCTTTCCGGTTCCATTAATGGAAATACCTCTTTAACCATAACGGCGACTAAGCAAGCGAAAGACTCCCGTTATGCTAAGATTGTGCAAGTGTTGATTGATTCAGAGCAAAAGAAGCCTCGCATGAGAAGGCTTGCAGATCAGTTAGGCGCCTTTTATACCCCGCTTGCCTTGCTAATAGCCATTGCCGCTTGGCTAGCCAGCGGCGAAGCGATGCGTTTTTTGGCTGTCCTTGTTATAGCAACTCCTTGTCCGCTTTTGATCGCTATCCCAGTCGCCATTATCGGATCTATTTCTTTATGCGCTAAAAATGGGATTGTCATTAAGAATCCCATTATTCTTGAACAAATCGATCAATGCCGCACAATTATTTTTGATAAAACAGGCACTTTGACCTACGGTAAGCCGGCTTTAACAGAAATCTCATGCTTTAATGCCTTTTCCCGCAGCGAGGTTCTCACATTGGCAGCAAGCGTAGAAAATTATTCGAAGCATCCTTTATCCCATGCAATTATTGAAGCGGCAACTCAGGAAAAGCTACCCATAGAAGAAGCGGCGGAGATTAATGAAAATCCGGGAGAAGGACTTAAAGGGATTGTGAACCATCATAAAGTTGTATTGACTAGCCGCTCCCACCTTCTGCGGCAAGGTAAAGCGGATTGGGTGTCCTCATTGCCTACTCAAAGCGGCTTGGAATGTGTTTTATTGATCGATCAGCAATTAGCCGCTCATTTCCGTTTTCATGACAAACCTCGAACAGACACCTATCCTTTCATCAGCCACCTGGCTCCCAAGCATCAAATTGAGAAAATGATGATTGTATCGGGAGACAGGGAACAAGAGGTGCGTTATTTAGCCAACTATATGGGAATTACAGAAGTTTATGCCAGCAAGACGCCTGAAGAAAAAGTTGCCATTGTCGAAACAGAAGCCAAAAGAGCCAAAACCATTTATTTGGGCGATGGAATCAATGATGCCCCTGCTCTATCTGTGGCGACTGTCGGACTTGCTTTCGGACAGAACAGCGACATTACGTCTGAAGCAGCAGATGCCGTCGTCATGGACAATTCAATGGAAAAAGTTGATGAGCTTTTCCATATCAGCCGGCGTATGCGCACCATAGCTCTACAAAGCGCAGTGGGAGGGATTGCCTTATCCCTAATAGGCATGTGCATTGCCGCTTTTGGATGGCTACCGCCTGTTGCGGGAGCCATTGCCCAAGAAATTATTGATGTGTTTGCCGTTCTTAACGCTTTACGGGTCGCTTTTCCGCATAAGAAATTAAGCGATTTTTAA
- a CDS encoding FAD-dependent oxidoreductase — MSHQPICLNNRSGKSHSLWMEELEIPSSPPLDQNRVADVCVIGGGIAGLTCAYLLAQKGQSVIVLESGPLAGGQSVRTTGHLAWALDDHFYELERLFGEEGAQLAAESHFQAIKTIEKIIQDEQIDCDFEKVEAFLFCAPQDPLTILDKEFEAVRKMGMPIERLGRAPFSRFDTGPCLRYGDQAQFHVLKYLSGLVKAIQKKGGKLFCETHVQDVEGGSVCRIKTNRQLDVTAKAAIIATNTPINDRFIIHSKQAPYRTYVIAARIPKGSVSKGLYYDTSDPYHYIRIQKHPFDQTSDWLIIGGEDHKTGQDEHVLEKYSLLEQWSRERFPQMGPVEYQWSGQIFEPVDSLAFIGRNPHDENVYIVTGDSGNGLTHSTIAGLLLTDLILGRSNPWKDLYDPSRKTLAAVDEFAKENLNVAAQYGEWIMPGEVDSFQHIRPGTGAVIREGLTKYAVYRDESGTFHCYSAVCPHLGCLVRWNEGEKSWDCPCHGSRFDTDGKVLNGPAIDGLSPMPESIQQEAAKE, encoded by the coding sequence ATGTCACATCAACCCATTTGCTTAAATAACCGTTCAGGAAAAAGCCATTCCTTGTGGATGGAAGAACTAGAAATCCCTTCCTCCCCTCCTTTAGACCAGAATCGGGTTGCTGATGTATGCGTGATCGGAGGGGGAATCGCCGGCTTAACCTGTGCCTATCTTTTGGCCCAAAAAGGCCAATCGGTCATTGTCTTGGAAAGCGGACCGCTTGCCGGCGGGCAGTCTGTGCGAACGACAGGCCATTTAGCCTGGGCGCTTGACGATCATTTTTACGAATTAGAAAGACTTTTTGGAGAAGAGGGAGCCCAATTAGCGGCTGAAAGCCATTTTCAAGCCATTAAAACAATTGAAAAAATTATTCAAGATGAGCAAATCGACTGCGACTTCGAAAAAGTTGAGGCCTTTTTATTTTGTGCTCCTCAGGATCCTCTAACAATTTTAGACAAAGAGTTTGAGGCTGTCCGAAAAATGGGAATGCCCATTGAACGTTTAGGCCGCGCCCCTTTCTCTCGCTTTGACACGGGCCCCTGCCTGCGCTATGGGGATCAGGCGCAATTTCATGTGTTAAAGTATTTATCCGGACTGGTAAAAGCCATCCAAAAAAAGGGGGGCAAACTCTTTTGCGAAACGCATGTTCAAGATGTGGAAGGAGGCTCTGTTTGCCGCATAAAGACAAACCGCCAACTAGACGTGACGGCCAAAGCCGCCATTATCGCAACCAATACACCTATCAATGATCGCTTTATTATTCACAGCAAACAAGCGCCTTACCGCACTTACGTGATTGCTGCCCGCATACCCAAGGGTTCTGTTTCCAAAGGCCTCTATTATGACACCTCTGATCCTTATCATTATATCCGCATTCAAAAGCATCCTTTCGATCAAACAAGCGATTGGCTCATCATCGGCGGAGAAGACCATAAGACAGGACAAGATGAACATGTCCTCGAGAAATATTCCCTTTTAGAACAATGGTCTAGGGAGCGTTTTCCCCAAATGGGGCCTGTTGAATATCAATGGTCCGGCCAGATCTTTGAGCCTGTCGATAGTTTGGCTTTTATCGGCCGTAATCCCCATGATGAAAATGTTTATATTGTCACCGGAGATTCCGGCAATGGCTTAACGCATAGCACCATTGCAGGCCTCTTGCTAACCGATCTTATTTTAGGACGTTCCAATCCCTGGAAAGATTTATATGACCCTTCCCGTAAGACACTTGCTGCGGTAGATGAATTCGCTAAAGAGAACTTAAACGTCGCCGCACAATATGGAGAATGGATTATGCCCGGGGAAGTCGACTCTTTTCAGCATATCCGTCCCGGAACGGGCGCTGTCATCCGCGAAGGATTAACCAAATATGCCGTCTACCGCGATGAATCAGGCACGTTTCATTGCTATTCGGCTGTTTGCCCGCATTTAGGCTGCTTAGTGCGATGGAACGAAGGGGAAAAGAGCTGGGACTGCCCTTGCCACGGCTCGCGATTTGATACGGATGGCAAAGTTCTCAATGGCCCTGCAATCGACGGGCTATCGCCTATGCCCGAAAGCATCCAGCAAGAAGCTGCTAAAGAATGA
- a CDS encoding low affinity iron permease family protein: MESYHIPSLSRFLAWSAKMAGKPISFVIALFLLFLWTVIGFIWGFSDSWLLTIDTIATINASLMVFIIQNTQNRESKALHLKIDELIRSNKEAENALIAIEEREEKELEAIKKELLNKIQEKPQKIKIKENGI, from the coding sequence ATGGAAAGCTATCACATTCCTTCCCTGTCCCGTTTTTTAGCATGGTCGGCTAAAATGGCCGGCAAGCCCATCTCTTTTGTGATCGCTCTTTTTTTATTGTTTCTTTGGACCGTTATTGGATTTATCTGGGGATTTTCAGACTCGTGGCTTTTGACGATCGATACAATTGCTACGATTAATGCCTCTCTCATGGTCTTTATTATTCAAAACACTCAGAATCGAGAAAGCAAGGCTTTGCACTTAAAAATAGACGAGTTAATTAGAAGTAATAAAGAAGCGGAAAACGCCTTAATCGCAATAGAAGAGAGAGAAGAAAAAGAACTGGAAGCGATTAAAAAAGAATTATTAAATAAAATTCAGGAAAAACCACAAAAAATTAAAATTAAAGAGAATGGGATCTAG